Proteins encoded by one window of Streptomyces clavuligerus:
- a CDS encoding enhanced serine sensitivity protein SseB, producing MTIPEQVRPHSAGWPANELEEALAASLGDPSAGARLLEVLGRSPVWVPLPEGGSTESRHLDLPTLELDGAPYVPVFSSEGQFLDCVGTHMSYTVAPARDFARGLPPQLGIAVNPGGAVGAPLPPPAVAELCRAGTLSPDAPGAGGRVRMYEPDWQEEPVDFLAAAAQEFRETGVVLSARRVLASVEGDPPALFIGVQLLTPPVPEPWEGQGPAGAEPWESPERTAPLDALGRALGRVQVPWPVHLVLLDLAGQDPVAQAMLERVRPFHQHGD from the coding sequence ATGACCATTCCGGAGCAGGTACGTCCGCACAGCGCGGGCTGGCCCGCCAACGAGCTCGAAGAAGCCCTCGCCGCCTCTCTCGGCGACCCCTCCGCCGGGGCCCGGCTGCTGGAGGTGCTCGGCCGCAGCCCGGTCTGGGTGCCGCTGCCCGAGGGCGGCTCCACGGAGAGCCGCCATCTCGACCTCCCCACGCTGGAGCTGGACGGCGCCCCTTATGTCCCCGTCTTCAGCTCCGAGGGACAGTTCCTCGACTGCGTGGGCACGCACATGTCGTACACGGTGGCCCCCGCCCGGGACTTCGCCCGCGGGCTGCCGCCCCAGCTCGGCATCGCCGTGAACCCGGGCGGGGCCGTCGGCGCGCCGCTGCCCCCGCCCGCCGTCGCCGAGCTGTGCCGGGCCGGGACGCTCTCGCCCGACGCGCCCGGGGCGGGCGGCCGGGTCCGGATGTACGAGCCGGACTGGCAGGAGGAGCCGGTCGACTTCCTCGCCGCCGCGGCGCAGGAGTTCCGCGAGACCGGCGTCGTCCTCAGCGCCCGCCGCGTCCTCGCCTCCGTGGAGGGCGACCCGCCCGCCCTCTTCATCGGCGTCCAGCTCCTGACCCCGCCGGTTCCCGAGCCCTGGGAGGGGCAGGGCCCGGCGGGCGCCGAGCCCTGGGAGAGCCCCGAGCGCACGGCGCCCCTGGACGCGCTCGGCCGGGCGCTCGGCCGGGTCCAGGTGCCCTGGCCGGTCCATCTCGTCCTGCTGGACCTCGCCGGACAGGACCCGGTCGCCCAGGCGATGCTGGAGCGCGTACGCCCCTTCCACCAGCACGGAGACTGA
- a CDS encoding AAA family ATPase: MTSQYSSAYTTTAATRGAPTRPRVGHARRGAAAAPVVRDLRGRAGRCPRRLVFAAGDLAVVSGLPGSGKSTLIRQAARGRALDSQDTRDRWDARTPSFLPYTVYRPLVRLAHYARLWRALRSGEGVVVHDCGTQAWVRRWLAREARRRGTALHLVLLDVEPEVARQGQRERGRGVSRPAFARHRRGVGRLIAQVEAGDVPGGCASAVLLDRDAASALTLLGFGQG, translated from the coding sequence ATGACGTCGCAGTACTCCAGCGCGTACACCACGACGGCCGCGACCAGGGGTGCGCCCACGCGACCACGGGTGGGCCACGCCCGCCGGGGCGCCGCCGCGGCGCCCGTGGTGCGGGACCTCAGAGGCCGAGCGGGGCGCTGCCCCCGGCGGCTGGTCTTCGCGGCGGGGGATCTGGCCGTCGTCTCCGGGCTGCCCGGCAGCGGCAAGTCCACCCTGATCCGGCAGGCGGCACGGGGCAGAGCCCTGGACTCCCAGGACACCCGGGACCGCTGGGACGCGCGGACGCCCTCCTTCCTCCCGTACACCGTCTACCGCCCCCTGGTCCGGCTGGCCCACTACGCCCGGCTGTGGCGCGCCCTCCGCTCGGGGGAGGGCGTCGTCGTCCACGACTGCGGCACCCAGGCATGGGTGCGGCGCTGGCTCGCCCGGGAGGCCCGCCGCCGGGGGACCGCGCTCCATCTGGTGCTGCTCGACGTGGAGCCGGAGGTGGCCCGGCAGGGCCAGCGCGAGCGCGGCCGGGGCGTCTCCCGCCCTGCCTTCGCCCGCCACCGCCGGGGCGTCGGCCGGCTGATCGCCCAGGTGGAGGCGGGCGATGTGCCGGGCGGCTGCGCCTCGGCCGTCCTGCTCGACCGGGACGCCGCGTCCGCGCTCACCCTGCTCGGCTTCGGGCAGGGCTGA
- the gcvT gene encoding glycine cleavage system aminomethyltransferase GcvT, with protein MSNAPRQTALDALHRSLGATMTDFAGWDMPLRYGSERDEHLAVRTRAGLFDLSHMGEITVLGPQAAALLDFALVGNIGSVAVGRARYTMICQEDGGILDDLIVYRLGETEYMVVANASNAQTVLDALTARSAGFDAEVRDDREAYALLAVQGPASPGILAQLTDADLDGLKYYAGLPGTVAGVPALIARTGYTGEDGFELFVEPRYAEKLWSALTEAGREAGLAPCGLSCRDTLRLEAGMPLYGNELTTSLTPFDAGLGRVVKFEKEGDFVGRAALEQAAERARTAPPRVLVGLVAEGRRVPRAGYDVVADGTVIGTVTSGAPSPTLGKPIAMAYVDQEHAAPGTGGVGVDIRGSHEPYQVVALPFYKRRK; from the coding sequence ATGAGCAATGCCCCTCGTCAGACCGCCCTCGACGCCCTGCACCGCTCGCTGGGCGCGACCATGACCGACTTCGCCGGCTGGGACATGCCGCTGCGCTACGGCAGCGAGCGCGACGAGCATCTCGCGGTCCGCACCCGGGCCGGACTCTTCGACCTCTCCCACATGGGGGAGATCACCGTCCTCGGCCCGCAGGCCGCGGCCCTGCTGGACTTCGCCCTCGTCGGCAACATCGGCTCGGTCGCCGTCGGCCGCGCGCGCTACACCATGATCTGCCAGGAGGACGGCGGCATCCTGGACGACCTGATCGTCTACCGCCTCGGCGAGACCGAGTACATGGTCGTCGCCAACGCCTCCAACGCGCAGACGGTCCTCGACGCGCTCACCGCCCGGTCCGCCGGTTTCGACGCGGAGGTCCGGGACGACCGGGAGGCGTACGCGCTGCTCGCCGTGCAGGGACCCGCGTCCCCCGGCATCCTCGCCCAGCTCACCGACGCCGATCTGGACGGGCTGAAGTACTACGCCGGGCTGCCCGGCACGGTCGCCGGGGTGCCCGCGCTGATCGCGCGGACCGGGTACACCGGCGAGGACGGCTTCGAGCTGTTCGTGGAGCCCCGGTACGCCGAGAAGCTGTGGTCGGCGCTGACCGAGGCGGGCCGCGAGGCCGGTCTGGCGCCCTGCGGGCTGTCCTGCCGGGACACCCTGCGCCTGGAGGCGGGCATGCCGCTGTACGGGAATGAGCTGACCACCTCGCTCACCCCCTTCGACGCCGGGCTCGGCCGGGTGGTCAAGTTCGAGAAGGAGGGCGACTTCGTGGGCCGGGCGGCGCTGGAGCAGGCCGCGGAGCGGGCGCGGACCGCCCCGCCGCGGGTCCTGGTCGGTCTGGTCGCCGAGGGCCGCCGGGTCCCCCGGGCCGGGTACGACGTGGTGGCGGACGGCACGGTCATCGGCACGGTGACCTCGGGCGCCCCCTCCCCCACGCTGGGGAAGCCGATCGCGATGGCCTATGTCGACCAGGAGCACGCCGCCCCCGGCACCGGGGGCGTGGGTGTGGACATCCGCGGCAGCCATGAGCCGTACCAGGTCGTGGCGCTCCCGTTCTACAAGCGCCGGAAGTGA
- the gcvH gene encoding glycine cleavage system protein GcvH, with translation MSNPQQLRYSKEHEWLSATEDGVATVGITAFAATALGDVVFAQLPAVGDTVTAGESCGELESTKSVSDLYSPVSGEVVEANQDVVDDPSLVNSDPFEGGWLFKVRVGETPDDLLTADEYEAFTAS, from the coding sequence ATGAGCAACCCCCAGCAGCTCCGTTACAGCAAGGAGCACGAGTGGCTGTCGGCCACCGAGGACGGCGTCGCGACGGTCGGGATCACCGCGTTCGCCGCCACCGCCCTCGGTGACGTGGTCTTCGCCCAGCTCCCCGCGGTCGGTGACACGGTGACCGCGGGCGAGTCCTGTGGCGAACTGGAGTCCACCAAGTCCGTGAGCGACCTCTACTCCCCCGTCTCCGGTGAGGTCGTCGAGGCCAACCAGGACGTGGTGGACGACCCGTCGCTGGTGAACAGCGACCCGTTCGAGGGCGGCTGGCTGTTCAAGGTGCGGGTCGGGGAGACCCCGGACGACCTGCTCACCGCCGACGAGTACGAGGCTTTCACCGCGAGCTGA